CATTAGCTCAGCATAATCTGAAACAGGGTCAATCACTTCAACCTGCATATTACCAATCTGTGATGAGCCGATTTTAGAGAGGTCAATATTATCTGACTCGGTGATCAGGTAAGAATCAAGTTTTTTCGTATGTTCGAAAATAGCGTCAGTGATTTTTTCAGGAGCAGGGCCACCATTACCAATATTATATTTGATGCCAAAATCACCGTTCGGTCCGGCTGGGTTGTGGCTGGCAGAGAGAATAATGCCTCCAAAGGCACTCTGCTTACGGATAACGAGAGAGGCAGCAGGGGTGGATAACAGCCCATTTTGGCCGACTAAAACGCGACCAAAACCATTGGCAGCAGCCATTTTTAAAATAATTTGAGTGGCTTCCTGATTATAAAAACGGCCATCACCGCCTACAACCAGAGTTTTTCCTTGAAAACCATCCAGTGAGTTGAAAATGGATTGTACAAAGTTAGCTAAATAGTGTGGTTCTTGAAAAACGGTTACTTTCTTTCTGAGACCCGATGTTCCGGGTTTTTGATCAGAAAATGGAGTGGTTTGAACAGTCGAGTGACTCATATCCTTATCAAAACCTTATTAATATAAAAGAGGGTGTATTACGTACAGTATCGGTAGACCTTGAAAAACTGGTAGGTCGAACCCACTATTTTGCCATCGTTTGTTAATAAATGGAAAAATAAGGGGAAATATCCTGTCATGACGATTGAATCACATAAAGAGACGCTCGGTTTTCAAACTGAAGTCAATCAGCTTTTGAAACTGATGATCAACTCGCTTTATTCCAATAAAGAAATTTTTTTACGGGAATTGATTTCCAATGCCTCTGATGCGTGCGATAAATTACGTTTTGAAGCGCTGGCAGATGACGCGTTGTATGAAGGCGACAGTGATTTCAAAATCAAAGTCGATTTTGATAAAGAAAAACGTACCATTACGATTACTGATAATGGTATCGGTATGACTCGTGAAGAGGTGGTGGATCATATTGGTACGATTGCCAAGTCGGGTACAAAGCAGTTCATGTCAGCACTGACGGGTGATCAGGCGAAAGATTCCCACTTGATCGGCCAGTTTGGTGTGGGTTTTTATTCAGCATTTATTGTTGCAGACAAAGTGACATTGACCACCCGTAAAGCAGGTTTGGGTCATGAGCATGGAGCGCGTTGGGAATCTGAAGCTGAAGGCACCTACTCACTGGAAACAGTTGAAAAAACAGCTCGCGGTACTGAGATTGTTTTGCACCTTAAAGAGGGTGAAGATGAGCTGTTAGAGAGCTACCAATTACGCTCAATTATCACGCGCTATTCAGATCACATCAATTTGCCGATCGAAATGAAATCAACAGAAGAAGGCAAAGAAGATGAATATGAAGCGGTGAATCGTGCTTCAGCTTTATGGGTTCGCCCTAAGCAGGAAGTCACAGAAGAAGAATACAATGAGTTTTACAAACATGTTGCACATGATTTCGAAGATCCGCTGACATATATTCATAATCATGTTGAAGGTACACAGTCTTATATTTCATTACTTTACATTCCTAAACGGGCTCCTTTTGATCTGTATGAAAGAGAGCGTTCTCACGGAATTAAACTGTACGTAAAGCGTGTGTTTATTATGGAGGATGCGGATCAGCTAATGCCAACTTATCTGCGCTTTGTTCGTGGAGTGATTGATTCTGATGATTTGCCATTGAATATTTCGCGTGAAATATTACAGAAGAATCAGCAGATTGATAAGTTGCGTTCAGCCTCGGTTTCCCGAATTTTGGGCAGACTGGAAAAAATGGCAAAAAATGAGCAAGAGACTTACGCTGAGTTCTGGAAAACTTTTGGCAAAGTAATGAAAGAGGGGGTTGCAGAAGATACTGCAAACCGTGAACGCATCGCCAAGCTGTTACGTTTCTCTTCTACTCATAATGACAATGATGTTGAAGATGTCTCTTTGGATGCGTATATCGAGCGCATGAAAGAGGGGCAGAAAGATATCTACTATATTACTACCGATAGTTATGCTGCAGCCATTGGCAGCCCACACTTGGAAGTATTCCGCAAAAAAGGCATTGAAGTGTTGTTGATGCATGAGCGTGTGGATGACTGGATGATCTCTTATTTGAATGAGTTTGAAGGGAAGTCACTGAAGTCCATTGCTAAAGGAACTCTGGATCTGGGTGATCTGGAAGATAAAGAGGAAAAAGAGGCGCAAAAAGAGACGGAAGAAACGTTTAAGCCTCTTGTTGAAAAAATGCAGAAAGCGATTGGTGATCAAGTTAAAGAGGTTCGTGTCAGTCATCGCTTAACTGACTCTCCATCATGTCTGGTTGTTGAGGAGAATGACATGGGAGCAAGTTTGCAAAAGCTGATGAAAGAAGCCGGGCATAACATGCCGGAAGTCACTCCAATTATGGAGATTAACCCAGATCATGCCTTGGTTGAGTTTATTAAAGCTGAAAATGACGAAGAACGCTTTAAGGAATGGAGCTTGCTGTTGTTTGATCAAGCACTGTTGACCGAAGGCGGACAGCTTAATGATCCTGTTGCATTTGTTCGTCGTATGAACGGATTGCTGCTGGGTGATAAAAAAGCGGCGTAATATATATGGCCTAAATTCTGCAAGCATTATCGCTTGCAGAATTTAGGTATGAGGGAGTCGAGAAGCGGGTCATCCAGCCTTCTTGATATATTGATTTATACAGAGTGTTCGTGTATAAAGCTCGTTCGCAATCCGCCTTATGGAAGTGGTTTTGATCACTTTTTCGATAAATGCGGCACGGGAAGTTATTGCGATGTCTGTTTTTTTACAGATGATCCCAACTTTTTAATTACCGATTTTTAATTAATTATTAAAGCGTGAAGGTAGAGGAAATATATTATGGCTGGAAGTAATCAGCGCACAATCCCCAAGTACAAAATTTGTCGTCGTCTGGGCGAAAATTTATGGGGACGCAGTAAATGTCCAACAAATTCTAAAGGAACACGTCCGGGTCAGCATGGCGCTAAACGTGCTAAAACAACGGATTATGGTGTTCAGTTACGTGAAAAACAGAAAATTAAAGGCTACTATGGCAGCATCAGTGAAAAGCAGTTTCGCGCTATTTTCAAAGAAGCTGCGCGCCGTAAAGGTGATACTTCAGAAAACCTGATCGGACTGCTTGAGTCGCGTCTTGATGCGATCGTTTATCGTATGAATTTTGTACCGACTGTTTTTGCTGCACGTCAGTTTGTTAACCACAAGCATGTCACTGTTAATGGTGTGGTTGTTAATATTCCATCTTATCGTTGCAAGCCTGGCGATATTATTGAAGTACGTGAGAAGAGCCAGAAAATTCCAATGGTCGTTGAAGCGTTACAAAAAATGGAACGCGATATTCCTGATTACTTTACGATGGAAGAAAATGTGAAAGGAACTTTTAAAGAGATTCCTGTGATCAATGATGTTCCTTATCCTGTTCAAATGAGTCCAAATCTTGTTGTGGAATTTTATTCTCGTTAAGGTTTTTCATTGACCTTGATAAAAAGCCTGACTTCAGTCGGGCTTTTTTGTGCTTTTTAAAAAGTAATATTTTTTAGCAGTCACACACACTCCACTTTAAAAACTCGCGGCTCTCAATACGCTGTGGCTGCTTAAAAAAATCAGAGCCAGCCGCTTGCTCGATGATTCGTCCTTCACAAATAAAAATAACCTGCTTGCTGATGCGCATTGCTTGAGCAATGTCGTGCGTGACACAGAGCATCGGGATTGTTTCTGAGAGATCAAATAATGATTGTTCAATAAGTTGTTTAGATTTAGGGTCAAGTGAAGCGGTAGGTTCATCAAGCAATAAGAGACCAGGTTTAATGGCTAATGCTCTGGCTAGACACAAACGCTGTTGTTGGCCAATAGAAAGATGACGGGCAGGCATCTCCAGGCGATTCTTGACTTCATCCCATAAGGCAGCAGCACGTAAACAGCGCTCAACTAATTCATGAGCTTTACGGCGTTGATTAAATCCACGGATTCCAAAAGTAACATTTCTATAAACAGAGCGAGGAAAAACACAGGGTTTTTGACCAATTAACCCTACATGTCGGCGTAATGCAGTCATGCCACCAGGCCACTTTCGTGTGTCGTGTCCCGCAACGCATACCGAGCCTGTCCAGTGTTGTAATAGACCATTTAAACAATGTAGCAAGGAGCTTTTCCCTGCACCTGATGGCCCAATCAACGTTGTAATTCCAGTCGAAGGCAAGTTAAAAGATAGGTCGTGTAAAATGGTATCCCCTTGTATTGCCAAGCTCAGGTTTTGAACTTGAAAAAAAGGAGTGCAGTTTTTGGTTTTTTGAATGGCTTGCATATTGAACACTCTAAAATTAACTTTATCTGTAGTTAAGGTTATATCAATTATAGATGTGCAGTCATCTTCGCAAGACGTTATAGTGCGTGTGTGATGAGCTTATTGGTGGCAGGAGTGCAGATGAAAGTGAAGGGGGTCGTGGTATGGGGGTTGTTTTGCGCCGTCCTGCTGAGCGGCTGTGCGACTAATTCACTCTTCAGCCCTTACCCATTGCAGGCGGAAGTCATCAAGCAAAAAATCATGGCAGGTGAATTTTCTGCCGCGCAAATGTTACTGGGAAAACAGAGTCAGGGCGCAGACAAAATACTCTATCTAATGGAGCGGGGGCGTATCTCCCAGATCGCCGGGAACATTGATGCAAGTGTGCAGGATTTTGAACAGGTGCTGGATCTATTTGAGGCGAATGAGGCCGCAGCAAAAATGACCGCTTCAGGTGCTATCAGCAAGGCTGGAGCCATAATGCTGAATGAAAATGCGATGCCGTATCGTGGTGAAACTTATGAACGCGTTTTTGTTCACAGTTTTCAGGCGCTGAACTTCCTTAACCAGCGAAACCTTGAGGCGGCCGCTGTTGAGGTACGGCGTGCCAATCTTGAGCAACAACAAGCGTTGCTTGAGTATGAGGATGATCTGAATAAGGCGGAACAGCAGGATACAAAAGCCAGAAATAAAGCGATGATCCTTGCTAATAACAGGAATTATAAACAGAAGTTTTCATCATTGACTTCACTCTCATCCAAAGTCAAAAACTCTTTTCAAAATGCCTATACCTTCTATATATCAGGTCTGATTTATGAGATTAATGGCGAATACAATGATGCTTACATCGACTATAAAAAGGCGCTGGAGATCTATCCCGATAACAGTTATTTGCGTGGTGATGTAGTACGTTTGGCGCGGTACCTCGGAATGGAAGAGGATCTGGAACGAATCAAGGGTAGGGTTTCTGAAGAAAAAATGGTATCTCTGGCCAAGGGAGAGAGTCGGGTGGTTGTGCTTTATGAACAGGGGTATGCGCCAGAAAAGCAGGAAATTAATCTTTTTCTTGATCTGTACGGAGTGCCTAATAATATGGTATTTCCGACCTACGTGAATCATAAAAAAAATTATCGTCCACTGGTTGTTGGGTTAAGTGGTGATCGCCTTGGTGAAACTGAGACGATCGTCGAAATTTCTGCAATGGCAGCCAAGGCATTGGAAGAGCGGCTTCCAGGAATCATTGTTCGGCAGGGGTTGCGTGCCATTGCTCGCGAGCATTGGAGTGATCGTCATCAGGATAATCTCTTTGGTGCGCTGGCGGGATTGGGGCAACTATTATTAAACCGTGCTGATCTGCGTAGTTGGTTGACGTTACCTGCCGAGGTGCAGATTCTGCATACCGTTGTGAATGGAGGGCAGCAGACATTGACGTTGAGCAATGGGCTTTATAATGATGAGATGAGCATTCAGGTTTCCCCTGGGCAGACTACGGTGATACATGTCATTGCCGCTGGTGGTCGATTGCACACACGGGCAATAACGTTATAGAATGAATATATATGGAGTATTCAAATGAAAAGAGTCGAAATGAGTCAACATAACCGCTATATAAAGGTGCTTCCTTTGATGCTGTTCGTGATGTTACTGAGTGGTTGCAGTACCTCGGGCATTGAAGCGATTGGTCAACCTAGTGCGGCTGGTACTGAAGTTAAAAAGCACTTGCTGATACATAATGATGCACTCGCCAAAAAAATTACGATTTCAGATATGCGCAGTCGAGAGGTGGGTGGATTGCTTGAAGTCAGGTTGAAACTGACCAACCTGACTGGCAGTGATAAAGAGGTGTCATATCGTTTTTCCTGGTTTGATCACGATGAGTTTGAAGTTGAAGCGGGTACGGATGGCTGGACTCCTGTGAGCTTGCATGGCGCACAGAGTGTTAGCGTGTATGGTGTCGCACCAAATAGCTCTGTGAAGAGTTACCGATTAAATGTAAAGGGGCAGTAAATGTCGATGAAAAAATATTCAACTCTGGCTGGAATATTATGGGTCACCGTATCGCTGCTGCTATTGCAAGGTTGTGCAAACAAGGTGGGTTACAAGGATGCCACTGAAGTTGAAACAACGAGCGTTGAGTTTGGTTCTACGGATTTACAACAAATGGCCACGAAAATGGTTGACTCATTGTTGGCTTTCCCTCCGATTGTAGAGGCGACCAGTCAGCGTCGTCCGGTGATGTTTGTTGAGAAAATCAAAAACAAGACCACGGAGCATATTGATACAGAGTCGATCACAGATACAATTTCCACCCGCCTTCTACGTTCCGGAAAATTCCGTTTTGTTGATATGACCAAAGTAACCGAAGTGCGCGATCAGTTAGCGTTTCAGAACGAAAGCGGTATGGTCGATCGTAACAGTGCTGTGCAAATCGGTCGTCAGATCGGTGCTGAATATATGATGTATGGCAACTTGAGCAGTATTGTGAAAAGGAGCAGTAGTGTGAAGGATGTCTATTACAAATTGACGCTGAAAGTGATGCATATTGAAAGTGGGATGATTGAATGGTCTGATGAAAAAGAGATCCGCAAACAGCGTGAGAAATCACTGTTCGGATTGTGATTAAGGAGGGTTGAAATGAAACTGAAATCAAAAGTTGTTCTTGCCACGATGGCGATATTGGCATCACCTGTTATTAATGCAGCCGATTCAGATATTGTCACCAGCCACAGCAAGATAGGTCAGGGGTTTGCCCCTTATCTCGGTGTTAATCTAGGAAGTGCCAAGTATGATCTGGCAAATGACAGTTCGCCTTCATTCTCTATTTTTGGTGGGCTGAAATTGAATGAGCTGTTGTCTATTGAGCTGGGTTTTGTCGATTTTGGTGATGTTGATGCCGTCTCTGTAAAGAGTGAAGCTAGTACACTTTATGGTAGTGTGGTGGCCAATGCTGATTTGTCAAATGAATTAACGGCTTTTGTACAGATTGGGCTGGCTAATTGGGACTATGATGTGGGTGCGGTGAATGACTCCAGTGTTGATGTTTTTTTTGGAGGAGGGTTGAACTATGAAGTTGGGCGTAATCTGACGGCTCGTTTCGCCATTCAGAAGTTTTCAATGGATGCTAAAATTTCGAATACTGCGGTGGATGAAGATATTCTGAATGTAAACTTTGGTCTTTTGTACCAGTTTTAGGCGCGTGAATACCGCTCATGATGCTCCTGCTTTTTTTAATACGCGTGCCGCGATTCCAAAAAATGCGATTAAGGTGATCAATACGGCGGCACTGCCCCATGCAGTGCTTACAGCAAGTGGATTTGAGCCTTCCTGGGCAAGATAAAATATGTGTGTTTGAAGGGTGGGGACGGGTGAGAAAATTGAGTCTGGCCATTGTACACCTGAAAAAATGGTGGCGGTAAAAAGAATCGGGGCTGTTTCACTCAAAGCGCGGGCAACTCCCAGTAGCAAACCGGTCAAAATATTAGGCCACGCCTCTGGAAACCAAACCCGCCAAACCACTTCACTGTCCGATAAGCCTAATGAACGTGCGGCATTCGTATTGTTAGCTGGGATACGTTGAATGGCAGA
The genomic region above belongs to Gammaproteobacteria bacterium and contains:
- the lpoB gene encoding penicillin-binding protein activator LpoB gives rise to the protein MKKYSTLAGILWVTVSLLLLQGCANKVGYKDATEVETTSVEFGSTDLQQMATKMVDSLLAFPPIVEATSQRRPVMFVEKIKNKTTEHIDTESITDTISTRLLRSGKFRFVDMTKVTEVRDQLAFQNESGMVDRNSAVQIGRQIGAEYMMYGNLSSIVKRSSSVKDVYYKLTLKVMHIESGMIEWSDEKEIRKQREKSLFGL
- the htpG gene encoding molecular chaperone HtpG, giving the protein MTIESHKETLGFQTEVNQLLKLMINSLYSNKEIFLRELISNASDACDKLRFEALADDALYEGDSDFKIKVDFDKEKRTITITDNGIGMTREEVVDHIGTIAKSGTKQFMSALTGDQAKDSHLIGQFGVGFYSAFIVADKVTLTTRKAGLGHEHGARWESEAEGTYSLETVEKTARGTEIVLHLKEGEDELLESYQLRSIITRYSDHINLPIEMKSTEEGKEDEYEAVNRASALWVRPKQEVTEEEYNEFYKHVAHDFEDPLTYIHNHVEGTQSYISLLYIPKRAPFDLYERERSHGIKLYVKRVFIMEDADQLMPTYLRFVRGVIDSDDLPLNISREILQKNQQIDKLRSASVSRILGRLEKMAKNEQETYAEFWKTFGKVMKEGVAEDTANRERIAKLLRFSSTHNDNDVEDVSLDAYIERMKEGQKDIYYITTDSYAAAIGSPHLEVFRKKGIEVLLMHERVDDWMISYLNEFEGKSLKSIAKGTLDLGDLEDKEEKEAQKETEETFKPLVEKMQKAIGDQVKEVRVSHRLTDSPSCLVVEENDMGASLQKLMKEAGHNMPEVTPIMEINPDHALVEFIKAENDEERFKEWSLLLFDQALLTEGGQLNDPVAFVRRMNGLLLGDKKAA
- a CDS encoding phosphate ABC transporter ATP-binding protein, whose amino-acid sequence is MQAIQKTKNCTPFFQVQNLSLAIQGDTILHDLSFNLPSTGITTLIGPSGAGKSSLLHCLNGLLQHWTGSVCVAGHDTRKWPGGMTALRRHVGLIGQKPCVFPRSVYRNVTFGIRGFNQRRKAHELVERCLRAAALWDEVKNRLEMPARHLSIGQQQRLCLARALAIKPGLLLLDEPTASLDPKSKQLIEQSLFDLSETIPMLCVTHDIAQAMRISKQVIFICEGRIIEQAAGSDFFKQPQRIESREFLKWSVCDC
- a CDS encoding YcfL family protein; this translates as MKRVEMSQHNRYIKVLPLMLFVMLLSGCSTSGIEAIGQPSAAGTEVKKHLLIHNDALAKKITISDMRSREVGGLLEVRLKLTNLTGSDKEVSYRFSWFDHDEFEVEAGTDGWTPVSLHGAQSVSVYGVAPNSSVKSYRLNVKGQ
- a CDS encoding porin family protein, with translation MKLKSKVVLATMAILASPVINAADSDIVTSHSKIGQGFAPYLGVNLGSAKYDLANDSSPSFSIFGGLKLNELLSIELGFVDFGDVDAVSVKSEASTLYGSVVANADLSNELTAFVQIGLANWDYDVGAVNDSSVDVFFGGGLNYEVGRNLTARFAIQKFSMDAKISNTAVDEDILNVNFGLLYQF
- the rpsD gene encoding 30S ribosomal protein S4, which produces MAGSNQRTIPKYKICRRLGENLWGRSKCPTNSKGTRPGQHGAKRAKTTDYGVQLREKQKIKGYYGSISEKQFRAIFKEAARRKGDTSENLIGLLESRLDAIVYRMNFVPTVFAARQFVNHKHVTVNGVVVNIPSYRCKPGDIIEVREKSQKIPMVVEALQKMERDIPDYFTMEENVKGTFKEIPVINDVPYPVQMSPNLVVEFYSR